One genomic window of Bacillota bacterium includes the following:
- a CDS encoding LysM peptidoglycan-binding domain-containing protein: MKRTMYVFAAAAALLTSTAWQPANVQAIPNNGPRLQVINARDFAQPLQVSTELSVRYQGKAIVKLELWVDNVLFAEKSLDTPVERGVASFMLDPAYLSAGKHTVTLKAIEADGTVGTTRISVVVEAPTLANLPLAIVSPANGTAVSGKVEIGLRVSEQLGRAYVSLFIDRQFKTLRNFPPYTYTWDTTTVENGWHLIEALGVDEARNTYKAAPVRVLVNNPGGQTVRETRPSEASASSPDILLTPLGSALTLQPAEAMPYFTTRDVMPPAATSAGAKRTVGDASITPPPSPQQIAKAIAPPSMLGGQRESVPVSEPRTSVEPPAIVAGSIKPSTALPSAMAPAGQKLVVPPMTAMAPPAPQTVYEVRKGDTLIGIAKRHGVSPEAVATVNGISNPNRVRAGDKLIIPGSTFQVVFDNTRIAFDVPPRVQDGIPLAPFRQIFEHTGGWLFWYPQSRTVRAVNAEREIELRIGHPSAQVNNQTLPLEVAPFIDRGRTIVPLSFVRDALDVKIHYDPKTGNLLIESER, encoded by the coding sequence ATGAAAAGAACCATGTACGTTTTTGCTGCTGCAGCCGCGTTGCTGACATCCACGGCGTGGCAGCCAGCAAACGTGCAAGCAATCCCCAACAATGGACCACGCCTGCAGGTCATCAATGCGCGAGACTTTGCACAGCCCCTGCAGGTGAGCACGGAGTTGTCCGTACGCTACCAGGGTAAGGCGATAGTGAAGCTGGAGCTGTGGGTGGATAACGTGCTTTTCGCCGAGAAGTCTCTGGACACTCCTGTGGAACGAGGCGTCGCCTCGTTCATGCTCGACCCCGCGTATCTCAGCGCGGGCAAGCATACCGTTACCCTTAAAGCAATTGAAGCGGATGGCACGGTCGGCACCACGCGCATCAGCGTCGTCGTAGAGGCACCTACCCTCGCGAACCTGCCTCTCGCTATTGTTTCCCCGGCGAACGGCACCGCTGTGTCGGGAAAGGTGGAAATTGGGCTGCGGGTGAGTGAACAGCTCGGCAGGGCTTACGTTAGCCTGTTCATTGACCGCCAGTTCAAGACCCTGCGCAACTTCCCGCCCTATACCTACACATGGGATACCACCACCGTCGAGAACGGCTGGCATCTCATCGAGGCGCTGGGCGTGGACGAAGCGCGAAACACCTATAAGGCAGCGCCGGTGCGCGTGCTGGTCAACAACCCTGGTGGTCAAACAGTGCGAGAGACACGCCCATCGGAAGCATCAGCGAGCTCGCCGGACATCCTGCTCACTCCGCTGGGCAGCGCACTGACGCTGCAGCCAGCGGAAGCGATGCCCTACTTCACCACGCGTGACGTGATGCCGCCTGCAGCTACCAGCGCAGGTGCTAAACGCACAGTTGGTGATGCCAGCATAACGCCACCTCCATCACCCCAGCAGATAGCAAAGGCGATTGCGCCGCCTTCCATGCTCGGGGGACAGCGGGAATCGGTGCCGGTATCGGAACCGCGCACTTCAGTGGAGCCGCCCGCTATAGTCGCTGGTAGCATCAAGCCATCGACGGCATTGCCTTCTGCGATGGCACCGGCAGGACAGAAGCTGGTGGTTCCACCAATGACTGCGATGGCTCCGCCTGCTCCGCAGACCGTTTATGAGGTGCGCAAGGGCGATACCCTCATCGGCATCGCCAAACGACACGGCGTCTCGCCGGAAGCCGTTGCTACCGTGAACGGTATCAGCAACCCGAACCGTGTGCGTGCGGGCGACAAGCTCATTATCCCCGGTTCCACGTTCCAGGTGGTGTTCGATAACACGCGCATCGCTTTTGACGTCCCGCCGCGCGTGCAGGACGGGATACCGCTGGCACCCTTCCGCCAGATATTCGAGCACACAGGCGGGTGGCTGTTCTGGTATCCTCAGTCGCGAACGGTGCGTGCGGTCAACGCAGAGCGTGAGATCGAACTGAGAATCGGTCATCCTTCGGCTCAGGTGAACAATCAGACCCTGCCTCTGGAGGTAGCACCGTTTATCGACCGGGGACGCACTATCGTGCCGCTGTCGTTCGTCCGCGACGCACTGGATGTCAAAATCCACTACGACCCGAAAACGGGTAACTTGCTCATCGAAAGCGAGAGGTAA
- a CDS encoding zinc ribbon domain-containing protein, whose amino-acid sequence MPTYGYRCDSCGVEFEQFQRITEPPLTECPQCGGTVRRLLYPVGILFKGPGFHITDYRKSDKPASENKSDGDSSSGKKEEKVAGIV is encoded by the coding sequence ATGCCCACATACGGTTACCGGTGTGATAGCTGTGGAGTAGAGTTTGAGCAGTTCCAGCGCATTACGGAGCCGCCCCTGACCGAGTGCCCCCAGTGCGGCGGCACCGTACGCCGCCTGTTGTATCCGGTAGGCATCCTCTTTAAGGGACCGGGTTTCCACATAACCGACTACCGCAAGTCCGATAAGCCAGCTTCCGAGAACAAATCCGACGGCGATTCGAGTTCGGGCAAGAAAGAGGAGAAAGTAGCGGGGATTGTGTGA
- a CDS encoding C40 family peptidase, with the protein MQRWLTLGSFTMVYGLLWITGVAAQRVVVVRENDTVWSLAKRYQVLPEDIVKANRLKNPDALKPGARLKIPALVKPKVVPVSMRKTGVINGDRVCIRFAPQRTDRSLTILDKGHPVLVTARRGNWLQVKLPSGRMGWVRDDLVRITGTLAAKRASAKPQHVARRPVKPSQSASKSTRTASHRKATLAGSTRREIASDGSTSGSHTGESIVRTASRLHGVRYRWGGSSRSGFDCSGFTRYVFRQRAGIDLPHSASAQFRTGKPVRRNELKPGDLVFFQTYRRGASHVGIYIGNGKFIHASSAGGRVRVDSLNDGYYRQRYLGARRVVK; encoded by the coding sequence ATGCAACGGTGGCTCACTCTAGGCAGCTTCACCATGGTATACGGGTTACTGTGGATTACCGGAGTGGCTGCCCAGCGTGTGGTTGTGGTAAGAGAGAACGATACGGTGTGGTCTTTGGCAAAGCGGTATCAGGTACTGCCTGAAGACATCGTCAAAGCGAATAGGTTGAAAAACCCTGATGCCTTAAAGCCCGGCGCTCGCCTGAAAATCCCAGCCCTGGTAAAACCGAAGGTTGTTCCAGTATCCATGCGCAAAACCGGCGTCATCAATGGGGATCGCGTTTGTATTCGCTTCGCTCCCCAACGTACCGACCGGTCGCTGACCATACTGGACAAAGGGCATCCCGTGCTGGTGACGGCAAGGCGGGGAAACTGGCTTCAGGTCAAGCTCCCCAGCGGTCGGATGGGCTGGGTTCGCGACGATTTGGTCAGGATTACCGGCACGCTGGCAGCGAAAAGAGCGTCTGCAAAACCCCAACACGTAGCCAGACGCCCTGTGAAACCCTCACAATCCGCATCTAAGAGTACCAGGACAGCCTCGCATCGTAAGGCGACGCTCGCCGGTAGCACACGCAGGGAAATAGCTTCTGATGGTTCCACCTCCGGCAGCCATACAGGCGAGTCCATCGTGCGTACCGCTTCACGTCTGCACGGCGTGCGATACCGGTGGGGAGGCTCCTCGCGCAGCGGCTTCGACTGCTCTGGTTTTACGCGCTATGTTTTTCGGCAGAGGGCTGGCATCGACTTGCCTCATTCCGCCAGCGCGCAATTTCGTACGGGGAAACCCGTACGCCGTAACGAGCTGAAGCCGGGCGACCTGGTCTTCTTCCAGACCTACAGGCGTGGAGCCTCACACGTCGGCATCTATATCGGCAACGGCAAGTTCATCCACGCATCCAGCGCAGGAGGACGTGTGCGTGTCGACAGCCTGAATGATGGATACTATCGCCAGCGCTATCTGGGCGCGCGCCGGGTAGTCAAGTAA
- a CDS encoding RNA polymerase sigma factor RpoD/SigA, with the protein MSSNNPANRRGSSTGSPTLTPNRKAAASEVPSLLNRLTRVALLTPEEELELAERARKGDEEARQKLVEANMRLVMNIAKHYRNALVPFEDLVQEGAIGLMNAVERYDPSKGYRFSTYATHWIRQAIGRAIDNKAKTVRIPAHVAEQLRRMERERERLRRETGDEPSIEQLARAMGVSPKKILQLQQAAQEPLSLDMLVGEEEDTSLGSLIHDQNVRDPEEVMLEMERRKVLDELLETELTDRERQVIIRRLGYGDQEEQVLQEIGEALKISRERVRQIEAQAMRKLKDAAKRRGLREYLLQ; encoded by the coding sequence ATGAGCAGCAACAACCCAGCCAACCGAAGAGGAAGCTCAACCGGTAGCCCTACCCTGACGCCAAACCGCAAGGCGGCTGCGTCGGAGGTGCCATCTTTGCTCAACCGGCTAACCCGGGTGGCTTTGCTTACGCCAGAAGAGGAGCTGGAACTGGCAGAACGCGCTCGCAAAGGCGACGAGGAAGCAAGGCAGAAGCTGGTTGAGGCGAACATGCGCCTTGTGATGAATATCGCCAAGCACTACCGCAATGCCCTGGTGCCGTTCGAGGACCTGGTGCAGGAAGGCGCCATTGGGTTGATGAACGCCGTGGAGCGGTACGACCCCTCCAAAGGTTATCGCTTCAGCACGTATGCCACACACTGGATCCGGCAGGCAATCGGTCGGGCGATAGACAACAAGGCGAAAACGGTGCGGATCCCTGCTCATGTCGCCGAGCAGCTGCGCCGCATGGAACGCGAACGCGAGCGGCTGCGCCGCGAAACTGGCGATGAGCCAAGTATCGAACAACTGGCGAGGGCCATGGGCGTGTCGCCCAAGAAGATTTTGCAGCTCCAGCAGGCGGCACAAGAACCTCTGTCGCTGGACATGCTGGTCGGCGAGGAGGAGGATACCTCGCTGGGTTCGCTCATCCATGACCAGAACGTGCGCGACCCCGAAGAGGTGATGCTGGAAATGGAGCGACGGAAGGTGCTGGATGAGCTTCTGGAAACCGAGCTGACCGACCGCGAGCGACAGGTCATCATCCGCAGGCTGGGCTACGGCGACCAGGAAGAGCAAGTCTTACAGGAGATAGGGGAAGCGCTGAAAATCTCGCGCGAACGTGTGCGCCAGATTGAAGCGCAAGCAATGCGTAAACTCAAAGACGCCGCCAAGCGCAGGGGTTTACGCGAGTATCTTCTGCAGTAG
- a CDS encoding SPFH domain-containing protein — protein sequence MEPIRESKAWYINGFVMLFLQIAVNVLCVWVIIRAAMEQDVAWPGRFWYAIIVLVVASLLWSGFFVVQPNTARVIVFFGRYVGSVRQSGFWWTNPFTQKPLVSLRIHNFNSEKLKVNDALGNPIEIAAVVVWRVVDSAKALLDVENYQEFVATQSETAIRTLATRYPYDSHREGEESLRGNPDDIARELKNEVQARLEVAGVEVLEARISHLAYAPEIAQAMLRRQQAEAIIAARQRIVEGAVGMVEMALQQLSEHNVVELDEERKAAMVNNLLVALVSESEATPVINTGTLYA from the coding sequence ATGGAACCCATCCGCGAGAGCAAGGCGTGGTACATCAACGGTTTTGTCATGTTGTTCCTGCAGATTGCGGTGAACGTGCTGTGTGTTTGGGTGATTATCCGTGCGGCGATGGAACAGGACGTTGCCTGGCCCGGCAGGTTCTGGTATGCCATTATCGTGCTGGTGGTTGCCAGCCTGTTGTGGTCGGGCTTCTTTGTGGTACAGCCCAACACGGCGCGTGTCATCGTGTTCTTTGGGCGGTATGTCGGGTCGGTGCGGCAAAGTGGTTTCTGGTGGACGAACCCGTTCACGCAGAAGCCGCTCGTATCTCTGCGTATTCACAACTTCAACAGCGAGAAGCTCAAGGTGAACGACGCACTGGGCAACCCCATTGAGATTGCAGCAGTGGTGGTATGGCGCGTGGTGGACTCGGCGAAGGCGTTGCTGGATGTGGAGAACTATCAGGAGTTCGTCGCCACTCAGAGCGAGACCGCCATCCGTACACTGGCAACCCGCTATCCCTACGATTCGCATCGGGAGGGAGAGGAGTCCTTGCGAGGCAATCCCGACGACATCGCCCGGGAGTTGAAGAACGAGGTACAGGCGAGGCTGGAGGTTGCGGGGGTAGAAGTGCTTGAGGCGCGTATCAGCCACCTGGCGTATGCTCCGGAGATCGCGCAGGCGATGTTGCGCCGCCAGCAGGCAGAGGCGATTATCGCGGCGCGGCAACGCATCGTGGAGGGCGCAGTGGGTATGGTAGAAATGGCTCTTCAGCAGCTGAGCGAGCACAATGTGGTGGAGCTGGACGAGGAGCGCAAGGCAGCAATGGTCAATAACCTGCTGGTAGCGCTGGTATCGGAGAGCGAGGCAACACCGGTCATCAACACGGGGACGTTGTATGCCTGA
- a CDS encoding 4Fe-4S dicluster domain-containing protein, with protein MREFHSEHLLKCTHCGLCLQSCPTYLETGSEADSPRGRIYLMRAFSEGRIRWDSGVVEHIDLCLGCRACETACPSGVEYGLLLEIARAQVERSPARHSVQRTVKRLLLDLMTNPSAFAAAMNTARWFKPLLGDRALPKPLARLLGVNVVVATLPQSHGKMKRGRLAPLYTPVGERRGRVALLTGCVASVLFHEVNVASVAVLRYNGFEVVVPPEQGCCGALHVHNGFIVEGRRRALRLMECMEREPVDAIIVNSAGCGSTMKEYGRLFTGTPHEERALAFAAKVRDIMEFLAESGIRKPVRPLSGRGKDSSLVVTYHDACHLAHAQGVRKQPRDIIGSIPGVQLVELEESDMCCGSAGIYNLLQPEMASRLLQRKIERIRSTGAEIVLTGNPGCLAWIAQGLRECPQPVEILHPVELLYRAYEQAEST; from the coding sequence ATGCGAGAGTTCCACAGCGAGCATCTGCTGAAGTGTACGCACTGTGGTTTGTGTTTGCAGTCGTGCCCCACCTATCTGGAGACGGGGAGTGAGGCGGATTCACCGCGTGGGCGTATCTACCTGATGCGGGCGTTCTCCGAAGGGCGCATTCGTTGGGATTCTGGCGTCGTAGAGCATATAGACCTTTGTCTGGGATGTCGCGCGTGCGAAACCGCATGCCCTTCGGGCGTGGAATACGGTTTACTGTTAGAAATCGCGCGGGCACAGGTAGAGCGGTCTCCGGCTCGCCACAGCGTGCAACGCACCGTAAAGAGGCTTCTTCTGGACCTGATGACCAATCCCTCCGCTTTCGCTGCAGCGATGAACACCGCTCGTTGGTTCAAGCCCTTGCTGGGTGACAGAGCTTTACCCAAGCCGCTGGCGCGGTTGCTGGGAGTCAATGTGGTCGTGGCAACGCTCCCGCAGTCGCACGGCAAGATGAAGCGGGGCAGGCTCGCTCCCCTTTACACGCCAGTGGGTGAACGGCGGGGCAGGGTCGCTCTATTAACTGGCTGTGTGGCTTCGGTGCTCTTCCACGAGGTCAACGTCGCGAGCGTCGCAGTGCTGCGGTATAACGGCTTCGAAGTGGTTGTGCCGCCGGAACAGGGATGCTGCGGTGCCCTGCACGTGCACAACGGTTTCATCGTGGAAGGACGGCGTCGGGCTTTGCGGTTGATGGAATGTATGGAGCGTGAGCCGGTGGATGCCATCATTGTCAACTCGGCGGGTTGTGGCTCTACGATGAAGGAATATGGCAGACTGTTTACAGGCACGCCTCATGAGGAGCGAGCTCTGGCTTTCGCCGCGAAGGTCAGAGACATTATGGAGTTTCTGGCGGAGTCCGGCATACGAAAGCCTGTACGACCTCTGTCTGGTCGTGGCAAAGATTCTAGCCTTGTGGTAACGTATCATGACGCTTGCCATCTGGCACATGCGCAGGGAGTACGCAAACAGCCGAGGGATATTATCGGCAGTATCCCCGGTGTGCAGCTGGTGGAACTGGAGGAATCGGATATGTGCTGTGGCAGCGCAGGCATCTATAACCTGTTGCAGCCTGAGATGGCTTCGCGCTTACTGCAGCGCAAGATAGAGCGGATTCGCTCCACCGGCGCGGAAATCGTATTAACCGGCAATCCCGGCTGCCTTGCCTGGATAGCACAGGGACTGCGTGAATGTCCCCAGCCTGTGGAAATCCTGCATCCGGTGGAGCTCCTGTATCGGGCATATGAGCAGGCTGAGAGTACATGA
- a CDS encoding FAD-binding oxidoreductase has product MSELVEELKKVTALVPGRPCTAYALDGLTPEAVVQPASTDEVRAVLDVCRGYGVPGVVWGGGTRIGIGNPMPSYRWAMDMRALSRLVDYAPGDLVVTVEAGMSLSTLQNFLRPHRQWLPIDAPLPDKQTVGGVVATNGTGSRRHRYGLPREWLLAVRAVLPSGEVVKAGVGVVKNVAGYDLPRLFAGSWGTLGVLTELTFKVAPLPEVSCAYRSLLPHANMLPELYHALSHPLLQPEMLEVVCESETGWSIICGLAGFEEDVRWQFDLLRQQAPLDWEQISSEEADLHRDRYLLVDAPYRCRCVVPPVSTPELLIELSRRFPEAAMQAHFGAGVVRIWWRDIHPDIPALQRLREQARRLGGFCVLESAPTEVKRAVDVWAITGGGVDIMRRLKKGFDPKNILAPGRLVEGR; this is encoded by the coding sequence ATGTCAGAACTGGTTGAGGAGCTGAAGAAGGTTACCGCACTCGTGCCGGGGCGGCCGTGCACCGCCTACGCGCTGGACGGTTTGACGCCTGAAGCGGTTGTGCAGCCTGCCTCCACCGACGAGGTGCGCGCTGTACTGGATGTTTGTCGCGGGTACGGGGTACCGGGGGTAGTGTGGGGTGGTGGTACACGCATCGGCATCGGTAACCCCATGCCCTCCTACCGCTGGGCAATGGACATGCGCGCGCTATCGCGTCTGGTAGACTACGCTCCGGGCGATCTGGTGGTTACCGTCGAGGCGGGTATGAGCCTGAGCACCCTGCAGAACTTCCTTCGTCCGCACCGACAATGGCTGCCGATAGACGCTCCTTTGCCCGACAAGCAGACGGTGGGTGGCGTGGTTGCAACGAATGGTACGGGATCACGACGCCACCGCTACGGGTTACCACGCGAATGGCTGCTGGCGGTGCGTGCCGTGCTTCCCTCTGGCGAGGTAGTTAAGGCGGGTGTGGGTGTGGTTAAAAACGTTGCGGGATATGACCTGCCCCGCCTCTTTGCGGGTTCGTGGGGCACGCTGGGTGTGCTTACAGAACTGACCTTCAAAGTGGCTCCTCTGCCGGAGGTTTCCTGCGCTTACCGGTCTTTATTGCCACATGCGAATATGCTTCCCGAGCTATACCATGCGCTGAGCCATCCTCTGCTGCAGCCGGAGATGCTGGAGGTGGTCTGCGAGAGTGAAACGGGCTGGAGCATCATCTGCGGACTGGCGGGATTCGAAGAGGATGTGCGATGGCAGTTCGACCTTCTGCGTCAACAAGCACCGCTGGACTGGGAGCAGATATCCTCGGAAGAGGCAGACCTGCATCGCGACCGTTATCTGCTGGTGGATGCGCCATATCGTTGTCGGTGTGTGGTACCTCCTGTGAGCACGCCGGAGCTGCTGATAGAGTTATCGCGGCGTTTTCCTGAAGCGGCGATGCAGGCGCACTTCGGTGCAGGAGTGGTGCGCATCTGGTGGAGAGACATCCATCCTGATATACCCGCTTTGCAACGCTTGCGTGAGCAAGCCCGCCGTCTTGGCGGTTTCTGTGTGCTGGAAAGCGCGCCCACTGAGGTGAAGAGAGCCGTCGATGTGTGGGCTATCACGGGCGGCGGCGTGGACATCATGAGACGGTTGAAGAAAGGGTTCGACCCCAAAAACATCCTCGCACCCGGCAGGTTGGTGGAGGGGCGGTGA
- a CDS encoding DUF5658 family protein, with amino-acid sequence MRLARETWSLLVIGLADLVSTTFLLRSGLVREANPVMAWYLVHFGAWAFCAAKVTMLVCPLVILEWVRRVKPFLGIWALRAALAGYLILYLGIVWRLNEAHIERTIGVHFDRISQRWQQRTEPVAPGRLPRKPAAIPVDREDILS; translated from the coding sequence ATGAGGCTGGCACGAGAGACATGGTCACTGCTGGTCATCGGTTTGGCGGACCTTGTCAGTACCACCTTCCTGCTGCGCTCCGGACTGGTGCGAGAAGCCAACCCGGTGATGGCGTGGTATCTCGTTCACTTCGGTGCGTGGGCTTTTTGCGCAGCGAAGGTCACGATGCTGGTCTGTCCACTGGTGATACTCGAATGGGTTCGGCGTGTCAAGCCTTTTCTGGGAATATGGGCTTTGCGTGCTGCGCTGGCAGGCTACCTGATCCTGTATCTCGGAATCGTCTGGCGGCTGAATGAGGCTCATATCGAGCGCACCATCGGCGTGCACTTCGACCGTATCAGTCAGCGGTGGCAGCAGCGAACAGAACCTGTTGCACCGGGGCGACTGCCCCGAAAACCGGCAGCGATTCCTGTTGACAGGGAAGACATCCTTTCTTGA
- a CDS encoding substrate-binding domain-containing protein — protein MLLLIACGKKQAGTGATGTGAKLVVAVMPKLKGIDYFNAVERGAREAAQELGDIDLTYDGPTEGKVDQQIPFIESWTLQKVDVIAVACNDPDAISPALKRARDKGVHVITYDADANAEKSGREFFVNQATFEDIGRALVDEMASQAGEDAKVAIVSSSPTAPNQNAWIGVMKRYMAEKYPKMQIVTIQYPEEDQGRAFSMTQDILKTYPDVKGVFGLSSVAFPGAADAVRQAGKSGKVAVVGLSTPKSMKEFVKDGTVKTVILWNPVDLGYLTVHVAKAVAEGKLKPGATEFEAGRLGKVKVEGDQVLLGPPMKFTAENIDQYDF, from the coding sequence ATGCTTTTGCTGATTGCCTGCGGCAAAAAGCAAGCAGGAACTGGTGCGACTGGCACAGGCGCGAAACTGGTTGTGGCGGTGATGCCCAAGCTGAAAGGCATCGACTATTTCAACGCGGTGGAACGCGGTGCCAGAGAGGCTGCACAGGAACTGGGTGATATCGACCTCACCTACGACGGTCCCACTGAGGGCAAGGTAGACCAGCAGATCCCCTTTATTGAGAGCTGGACACTGCAGAAGGTGGATGTGATTGCTGTCGCGTGCAACGACCCGGATGCTATCTCCCCCGCACTGAAGCGTGCGCGTGATAAAGGCGTGCATGTCATCACCTATGACGCCGACGCCAACGCCGAAAAGTCGGGAAGGGAGTTCTTTGTGAATCAGGCGACCTTCGAGGACATCGGGCGCGCGCTGGTGGACGAGATGGCTTCTCAGGCAGGCGAAGACGCGAAAGTGGCTATCGTCAGCTCCTCGCCAACCGCGCCTAACCAGAACGCGTGGATTGGGGTGATGAAGCGCTACATGGCGGAAAAATACCCGAAGATGCAAATCGTCACCATCCAGTATCCTGAGGAGGATCAGGGACGCGCGTTCAGCATGACGCAGGACATCCTGAAGACCTATCCCGATGTGAAGGGTGTGTTCGGGCTATCCTCGGTGGCGTTCCCCGGTGCTGCCGATGCGGTGCGTCAGGCTGGTAAAAGCGGCAAGGTAGCGGTTGTTGGACTGTCCACCCCCAAAAGCATGAAAGAGTTCGTCAAAGACGGTACGGTGAAGACGGTGATTTTGTGGAACCCGGTGGATCTGGGCTACCTCACGGTACACGTGGCAAAGGCGGTTGCCGAGGGCAAGCTGAAGCCGGGCGCGACGGAGTTCGAGGCCGGCCGGCTCGGTAAGGTCAAAGTGGAGGGTGACCAAGTTCTGCTGGGCCCTCCCATGAAGTTCACTGCAGAGAACATCGACCAGTATGACTTCTGA
- a CDS encoding ABC transporter permease, with translation MTSERISPTRFVLWRQYGREMSVGVFLLLLMGYFGTTPGFLHTDNLRDILINAAPLVIAACGMTMVIIAGMIDISAGSALAVCAVVAGLTARSGASLPLVILMPMLAGAVIGAVNGWLVAFVRIPAIIVTLGMMSVLRGGIIWWTRGEWIGNLPPSFSAVGRGEIAGIPLPVWIAFGIVLATALLLARTPLGRHIYAVGGNPVAATRMGIPVRRVLWLVFTLHGMLLGLSALVYASRFSVIQSNAGAGFELLAISAVVVGGVNIFGGQGTVWGSAIGGLLLQVISTGLIFRRVSEYWAPSVQGALVLLAVVADALRTRRARR, from the coding sequence ATGACTTCTGAGCGTATTTCCCCCACCCGTTTCGTCCTGTGGCGCCAGTATGGGCGCGAAATGAGCGTGGGGGTGTTTTTGTTGCTGCTAATGGGCTATTTCGGCACCACGCCGGGCTTCTTGCACACAGATAACCTGCGCGACATCCTCATCAACGCTGCGCCACTGGTCATCGCTGCCTGCGGAATGACAATGGTCATCATCGCGGGCATGATCGATATCTCTGCAGGTTCTGCTCTGGCGGTGTGCGCGGTGGTCGCTGGGTTAACTGCCAGGTCGGGGGCTTCCCTGCCACTTGTGATATTGATGCCCATGCTGGCAGGCGCGGTCATCGGCGCAGTGAACGGATGGCTGGTGGCTTTTGTGCGCATCCCAGCAATTATCGTCACGCTGGGTATGATGAGCGTGCTACGCGGAGGCATTATCTGGTGGACGCGCGGCGAATGGATTGGCAACCTGCCTCCCTCGTTCTCTGCGGTTGGTCGGGGCGAGATAGCGGGGATTCCCCTGCCGGTGTGGATTGCGTTCGGTATCGTGCTGGCTACTGCTTTGCTGCTTGCCCGCACGCCGCTTGGGCGGCACATCTACGCGGTGGGCGGGAATCCTGTGGCGGCAACACGCATGGGTATTCCGGTGCGTCGCGTGCTGTGGCTGGTATTCACTCTGCACGGTATGTTGCTGGGGCTGTCTGCGCTGGTGTATGCCTCGCGATTCAGCGTTATCCAGAGTAACGCAGGGGCAGGCTTCGAGCTGCTTGCCATCAGCGCGGTGGTGGTGGGCGGGGTGAACATCTTCGGTGGGCAGGGCACGGTATGGGGTAGTGCCATCGGAGGGCTTCTGCTACAGGTCATCAGTACCGGGCTGATTTTCCGCCGCGTTTCCGAATACTGGGCTCCCAGTGTGCAGGGCGCACTGGTGCTGCTGGCGGTGGTAGCCGATGCCCTGCGCACACGGAGGGCACGGCGGTGA
- a CDS encoding ABC transporter permease, producing MALMQSLSPLFLTPDNLIEVVRQSAEIGLIALAMTLVIITAGIDLSVGSIVGLSIMVMGMLWEDAGLPLWVAVLLALLTGTLLGGFNGTLITLVGIPPLIVTLATMAGFRGIALGMSQARSIRNFPEGFLHLGQGYALGIPVQVWILAVAALIFHLALTRTAWGRSVFGLGANEAAARLSGVPVNRVKLQVYMLSGFMSALAAVIYAAHVSVAKPDAGLGFELTAITAVVLGGTAVSGGEGGVLGMLIALLMVGFLRSGLTLARVPSEAQDMMVGLLLILVVAVDRWSRRTAGD from the coding sequence ATGGCGCTGATGCAGTCGCTTTCCCCGCTGTTTCTAACCCCCGATAACCTGATAGAGGTCGTTCGCCAGTCCGCCGAGATCGGGTTGATTGCGCTGGCGATGACTCTGGTCATCATCACTGCAGGGATAGACCTGTCGGTTGGTTCCATCGTCGGTTTAAGCATTATGGTGATGGGCATGTTATGGGAGGATGCCGGGCTTCCGCTCTGGGTGGCGGTACTGCTGGCACTTCTCACGGGCACGTTGCTGGGCGGCTTCAACGGAACGCTCATCACCCTGGTCGGCATCCCGCCGCTCATCGTCACGCTGGCAACGATGGCAGGTTTCCGCGGCATTGCGCTCGGCATGAGTCAGGCGCGCTCCATCCGCAACTTCCCCGAGGGTTTCCTGCACCTGGGACAGGGATACGCACTGGGGATACCGGTGCAGGTGTGGATACTTGCCGTGGCTGCCCTGATCTTCCATCTGGCGTTAACGCGCACGGCGTGGGGGCGATCGGTGTTTGGACTTGGGGCAAACGAGGCAGCGGCTCGGTTATCTGGAGTGCCCGTGAACCGGGTGAAGTTGCAGGTATATATGCTATCGGGCTTCATGAGTGCGCTGGCAGCGGTCATCTACGCGGCGCACGTGTCTGTCGCCAAACCCGATGCAGGGCTTGGCTTTGAGCTGACCGCAATTACCGCCGTTGTGCTGGGGGGAACCGCCGTCTCCGGCGGCGAGGGCGGCGTACTCGGCATGCTGATTGCCCTGCTGATGGTGGGCTTTCTGCGCAGTGGTCTGACGCTGGCGCGCGTACCATCGGAAGCGCAGGATATGATGGTGGGTTTGTTACTCATTCTCGTGGTCGCTGTGGACCGATGGAGCCGCCGCACGGCCGGCGATTAG